A part of Paenibacillus sp. IHBB 10380 genomic DNA contains:
- a CDS encoding potassium channel family protein: MAKKQYAIIGMGRFGSSVANALTDMGFDVLAIDSNEQRIQEMSNIVTHAVSANSTDEEALRALGIRNFEVVVVAIGEDIQASILTTLILKDLGIPTLIVKAQNELHGKVLQKIGADKVIYPERDMGLRVAHHLTSPNILEYIELSDDYSIVEMRVSELMVGKNLIDLNVRARFGCNVMAIKTGTNMNISPDATELLRQNDVLVILGKPEDLIKLELAYPK, from the coding sequence ATGGCAAAGAAGCAGTACGCCATTATTGGAATGGGGAGATTTGGTTCTAGTGTAGCCAATGCACTTACGGACATGGGATTTGATGTGCTAGCGATCGATTCCAATGAACAACGGATTCAAGAAATGTCGAACATTGTAACACATGCCGTTTCAGCTAATTCTACCGATGAAGAGGCACTACGTGCGCTCGGTATTCGCAATTTTGAAGTCGTTGTAGTGGCTATAGGTGAGGACATTCAAGCCAGTATTTTAACGACTCTCATATTAAAGGATTTGGGCATTCCGACGCTTATCGTTAAAGCTCAGAATGAACTACATGGTAAGGTTCTTCAGAAAATTGGCGCAGATAAGGTGATTTATCCAGAGCGGGATATGGGATTACGTGTTGCCCATCATTTAACATCCCCTAATATTCTGGAATATATAGAGTTGTCTGATGATTACAGTATTGTTGAGATGAGAGTGTCTGAGCTTATGGTGGGTAAGAACTTAATTGACCTAAATGTCAGAGCACGGTTTGGGTGCAACGTTATGGCGATTAAGACGGGTACTAATATGAATATTTCACCAGATGCGACTGAGCTTTTGAGACAAAATGATGTTCTTGTTATTTTGGGGAAACCCGAAGATTTGATTAAATTGGAACTGGCATATCCCAAATAA
- a CDS encoding small acid-soluble spore protein SspI → MPVLLDLRQAIIHKVHDKNDKEFREMIEGSVDGPEAALPGLGAIFEMIWKNLDTTKQDELIQIAQNHLRTVTPTPIS, encoded by the coding sequence TTGCCAGTATTACTCGATTTGCGTCAGGCTATCATCCACAAAGTTCACGACAAGAACGATAAAGAATTTCGTGAAATGATCGAAGGTTCGGTTGATGGTCCGGAAGCTGCACTCCCTGGACTTGGTGCCATATTCGAAATGATCTGGAAGAACCTAGACACTACGAAGCAAGACGAATTGATTCAGATTGCTCAGAACCATCTAAGAACTGTAACCCCGACACCTATATCGTAA